A DNA window from Barnesiella intestinihominis YIT 11860 contains the following coding sequences:
- a CDS encoding SusC/RagA family TonB-linked outer membrane protein has translation MLPWKNLFGMYGRGHFCNKLKRSILLLFLLGMFPYAWGQQTNVSLNLRNVPIKSVLSQIEKSTNYYVFFYTDNLNSELSKRVNVTVNNTPVVTVLNQIFSTTNISYEIKNKRQVSLFLVEKSSPKSKAQAVKSNKIQITGTVFDANNEPLIGASVRVLGTTIGSMADINGAFKLEVSPGDVLEASYIGYNPQQVKVGSQTRFQFVLEEVANTLDDIVVVGYSSQKKETVTGSISMVTTKDLLQSPQANISNALGGRIPGLLSVQRSGEPGQDMSTLRIRGVGTFASDAESQNPLIMVDGIEVNNLNDIDPNEVESLSILKDASATAVYGVRGANGVILITTKRGELGKPKISFSTNVAITNFPFLPEPMNSYEYARAYNEAQAYDYYSQLSYIPRYSEEAIEAYRTGSDPLFYPDINWYDYMLKDFSTQTQTNFNVSGGTERVKYFVSLGVFTQNGMLDTGIYDPGYSYQIAFRRYNMRSNFDINVTKNLLLSLDISNQMGNLQNPNWSTGQIMESLNSTPSNAAPGVIDNKVVTITDVFGSGRNPASPYTRGWKSKYENNLNLSGRFTYKMDYLLKGLSLRGALSYKSYSTETKTYNDRGITYDLRRAGDELIFVPSTDPGKLTYQGTNSRNIRIYSEIGAEYTGKFGEHTVTGLVLYNQGKYYNPTLKYNIPNGYQGLVGRVTYNYGNRYLAEVNVGYNGTENFAPGKRFGWFPAYSLGWVLTEEPYFPRNEVLSFLKIRGSYGTVGNDKIGGDRFLYLPSVYTYTGSNSYYFGEVGSSYVGYVGSNESKAGNPDLTWEKAIKWNVGADVKFWGDRIGLTFDYFMEYRDNILCNRNTVPTIIGISASNLPAYNMGRMRNSGWDGEISVGDRIGDWSYFVKANFTYAHNKILEQDEVIRNEDYLYRTGLRYGQFFGYVADGIFNSWEEINAAGRPEYVMANNNNKIQPGDVRYVDINGDGKINDDDQVPIGYSNFPEIMYGISLGGSYKNLDISLLFQGATHVSNMPSRRIMRGFYEYTGANRDLLKSWSYERFVNNQKIVYPRYGVNGVGHNYLTSTYWLEDASYLRLKNVEVGYTFRQESLKKAGIGSIRIYVNGSNLLTWTDMLPGQDPEVANAGVTNSEPYPVTRVFNFGINVNF, from the coding sequence ATGTTACCTTGGAAAAATCTATTTGGAATGTATGGGAGAGGGCATTTCTGTAATAAATTGAAACGTTCGATTCTATTACTTTTTTTGCTGGGTATGTTCCCGTATGCATGGGGCCAGCAAACCAATGTATCTCTCAATTTGAGAAATGTTCCTATTAAAAGTGTTTTGTCTCAAATTGAGAAGTCGACCAATTATTATGTTTTTTTCTATACGGATAATTTGAACTCCGAATTGTCTAAAAGGGTGAATGTTACAGTCAATAATACGCCGGTTGTTACTGTCTTGAACCAGATTTTCAGTACAACGAATATTTCTTATGAAATAAAGAATAAACGTCAAGTGAGTTTATTTCTGGTAGAGAAATCGTCGCCGAAAAGTAAGGCTCAGGCTGTAAAGTCAAATAAGATACAGATTACGGGAACCGTTTTCGATGCCAATAACGAACCGTTGATTGGCGCCAGTGTTCGGGTATTGGGGACGACGATTGGTTCTATGGCCGATATAAACGGGGCATTTAAGCTGGAAGTTTCCCCCGGAGATGTATTGGAAGCCTCTTATATAGGATATAATCCTCAGCAGGTAAAGGTCGGTTCACAAACCCGGTTCCAATTTGTTTTGGAGGAGGTTGCCAATACGTTGGACGACATCGTTGTTGTCGGTTATAGTTCACAGAAAAAAGAAACGGTTACCGGTTCTATCTCTATGGTAACCACAAAGGATCTTTTACAATCGCCGCAAGCTAATATTAGCAATGCACTCGGCGGTAGGATTCCCGGATTGTTGAGTGTGCAACGAAGCGGTGAACCAGGGCAAGACATGTCTACGTTGCGTATACGCGGTGTCGGTACTTTCGCCAGTGATGCGGAATCACAGAATCCTTTGATAATGGTAGATGGTATCGAAGTGAATAACTTGAACGATATAGACCCGAACGAAGTGGAGTCGTTGTCTATTTTGAAAGATGCTTCGGCGACTGCCGTATATGGTGTGAGAGGTGCGAATGGTGTTATTTTGATTACGACAAAGCGTGGTGAGTTGGGAAAACCGAAAATTAGTTTTTCGACAAATGTCGCTATCACGAATTTCCCGTTTTTGCCCGAACCGATGAATTCGTATGAATATGCAAGGGCTTATAATGAGGCTCAGGCTTACGATTATTATTCACAGTTATCGTATATTCCACGTTACTCGGAGGAAGCTATCGAAGCATATCGAACCGGTTCTGATCCTCTGTTTTATCCAGATATCAATTGGTATGATTATATGTTGAAGGATTTCTCGACTCAGACTCAGACAAACTTTAATGTGAGCGGGGGAACCGAGCGGGTGAAATATTTTGTTTCATTGGGTGTGTTTACGCAGAACGGTATGTTGGATACCGGTATATATGACCCGGGGTATAGCTATCAAATTGCATTCAGACGCTATAATATGCGTTCGAATTTCGATATAAATGTTACGAAAAATCTGTTGTTGAGTTTAGATATTTCTAACCAGATGGGAAATTTGCAGAACCCTAATTGGAGTACAGGACAAATTATGGAGTCGTTGAATTCGACACCGTCTAATGCTGCACCGGGAGTAATTGACAACAAGGTTGTGACGATAACCGATGTATTCGGTAGCGGGCGAAATCCTGCCAGTCCTTATACGAGAGGTTGGAAATCGAAGTATGAAAATAATTTGAATTTATCGGGACGGTTCACGTATAAAATGGATTATTTATTGAAAGGACTTTCTTTGCGTGGAGCTCTTTCTTACAAGAGTTATAGTACAGAAACGAAGACCTATAATGACCGTGGAATAACCTATGACTTGCGAAGAGCCGGCGATGAGTTGATTTTTGTTCCGTCTACCGATCCCGGGAAATTGACTTATCAAGGAACAAATAGCAGGAATATACGCATTTATTCGGAAATCGGAGCGGAATATACTGGCAAGTTCGGGGAGCATACGGTAACGGGATTGGTCTTGTACAATCAAGGGAAATATTATAATCCTACATTAAAGTATAATATTCCTAATGGATATCAAGGATTGGTCGGTCGGGTTACGTACAATTACGGCAACCGTTATTTGGCCGAAGTAAACGTAGGATATAACGGTACTGAGAATTTTGCCCCGGGCAAACGTTTCGGGTGGTTTCCTGCGTATTCGTTGGGGTGGGTTTTGACCGAGGAGCCTTATTTCCCTCGAAATGAAGTCTTGTCATTCTTGAAAATAAGAGGGTCGTATGGAACCGTAGGTAACGATAAAATCGGTGGGGACCGCTTTTTATATTTGCCATCGGTATATACCTATACGGGTAGTAATTCGTATTATTTTGGAGAAGTGGGTTCGTCATATGTGGGATATGTGGGGTCTAACGAGAGTAAGGCCGGTAATCCTGATTTGACATGGGAGAAAGCAATCAAATGGAATGTCGGGGCCGATGTTAAATTTTGGGGAGATCGTATAGGTTTAACGTTCGATTACTTTATGGAGTATCGGGATAATATCCTTTGTAACCGTAATACGGTTCCTACTATCATCGGTATTTCGGCATCGAATCTTCCGGCTTATAATATGGGTCGCATGAGAAATTCTGGTTGGGACGGAGAAATTTCTGTCGGCGATCGTATCGGTGATTGGAGCTATTTTGTAAAAGCTAATTTTACGTATGCCCATAATAAGATTTTGGAACAAGACGAAGTTATCCGTAATGAAGATTATCTCTATCGGACAGGATTACGTTACGGGCAATTCTTTGGTTATGTGGCCGATGGAATTTTCAACTCTTGGGAAGAGATAAATGCCGCAGGACGACCCGAGTATGTGATGGCTAACAATAATAATAAGATACAGCCGGGAGATGTTCGTTATGTGGATATTAACGGTGACGGCAAAATTAATGACGATGACCAAGTTCCTATCGGGTATTCCAATTTTCCGGAAATCATGTATGGAATTTCATTAGGAGGGTCTTATAAAAATCTCGATATTTCATTGCTGTTTCAGGGGGCGACTCACGTGTCCAATATGCCTTCTCGTCGTATTATGCGGGGCTTTTACGAATATACGGGAGCTAATCGTGATTTGTTGAAGAGTTGGAGTTACGAGCGTTTTGTCAATAACCAGAAAATCGTTTATCCTCGCTATGGTGTGAATGGAGTAGGACATAATTACCTGACATCGACTTATTGGTTGGAAGATGCTTCATACCTCCGTTTGAAAAACGTAGAAGTCGGTTATACATTCAGACAAGAATCTTTGAAGAAAGCAGGTATTGGTTCTATTAGAATCTATGTAAATGGAAGCAATTTATTGACATGGACCGATATGTTACCCGGACAGGATCCCGAAGTCGCCAATGCCGGAGTGACGAATAGCGAACCTTATCCTGTTACACGGGTATTCAACTTCGGGATCAATGTTAATTTTTAA
- a CDS encoding FecR family protein — translation MKTRAEYNILDFLKDDSFLRSVLLLTDDDVEFWDNYVLENPEKKQEIEAAKQLLLSMTFDDETYSEQEKLELLEHVNDQVKSIRRHRLYVGFYKIFAAACVVALLSVGVYSFFAPFTSDNQVATIEKNRSNFEKDTRLVIAGERTIPLEEGDDVLYGGGEATISSINQQDERYAVDVNDSKVEYNELIVPKGRRASHLVLEDGSKVWVNSGSTFRFPTTFEKNKREVYVDGEIYIEIAKDAERPFFVKTSEMSVRALGTRFSVMAYHDELAQSVVLVEGLVEVQSNDESKKKILQPDHMLTLASNSMDITAANTYDFISWKDGLLQFRSQPLSMILAKISRHYDLYIDCEKDIKDLKCSGKLVLFDDPKDVLETISRTISLEKADSKTVPMSYEMNGNTILLKKRS, via the coding sequence ATGAAAACAAGGGCAGAATATAATATTCTTGATTTTCTTAAAGATGATTCGTTTTTAAGAAGTGTTTTGCTTTTGACCGACGACGATGTTGAATTTTGGGATAATTATGTTTTAGAGAATCCTGAGAAAAAACAAGAAATTGAAGCGGCGAAACAACTTCTTTTGTCTATGACATTCGATGATGAAACTTATTCCGAGCAAGAGAAGCTGGAACTTTTGGAGCATGTCAACGATCAAGTGAAATCGATACGGAGGCATCGTTTGTATGTGGGCTTTTATAAAATTTTTGCAGCGGCATGTGTCGTCGCTTTACTTTCGGTAGGTGTTTATTCTTTTTTTGCCCCTTTTACTTCCGATAATCAAGTAGCGACGATAGAGAAGAACCGATCTAATTTTGAGAAAGATACCCGATTGGTCATTGCTGGGGAAAGGACGATTCCTCTTGAAGAGGGGGACGATGTGTTGTATGGAGGTGGCGAGGCGACTATTTCGTCAATAAACCAGCAGGACGAACGATATGCAGTAGATGTAAACGATAGTAAGGTCGAATATAATGAATTGATCGTGCCTAAGGGTCGCAGAGCTTCTCATTTGGTATTGGAAGACGGTTCGAAGGTTTGGGTCAATTCGGGCTCGACGTTTCGTTTCCCGACAACTTTTGAGAAGAATAAACGGGAAGTATATGTCGATGGCGAAATTTACATCGAGATTGCCAAAGATGCCGAAAGGCCGTTTTTTGTAAAAACTTCGGAAATGAGTGTGAGGGCATTGGGTACTCGATTTAGTGTGATGGCTTATCACGATGAGTTGGCTCAGTCTGTTGTCTTGGTTGAAGGATTGGTCGAGGTTCAATCGAATGATGAATCGAAAAAGAAAATTTTGCAACCTGACCATATGCTGACTTTGGCGAGCAACTCTATGGATATTACTGCGGCGAATACGTATGATTTTATTAGTTGGAAAGATGGATTGCTCCAATTCCGCAGCCAGCCGTTGTCGATGATATTGGCGAAAATTTCCAGACATTATGACCTTTATATCGATTGCGAAAAGGATATTAAAGATTTGAAATGCAGTGGAAAGTTGGTTTTGTTCGATGATCCGAAAGACGTATTGGAAACTATTTCCCGTACGATTTCATTGGAAAAGGCCGATTCTAAAACGGTTCCCATGTCGTATGAAATGAACGGAAATACTATTTTATTGAAGAAGAGAAGTTAA
- a CDS encoding RNA polymerase sigma factor has translation MDEVVFQRFVDGDDAAFTFIYNKYVDLLLQYGRSLGFEKEVLKDAIQDVFVKLYLNRRSLSEVRNLKYYLFRSLKNNLLDMLKVSVDTCSIDDYQYKFTIKWNILNELIAEEDKKEIEGKLNKLLSSLTGRQREIIYLRFIHELEYEEIASLMHMTIQSSRKAVSRAIGKMRKLKVAFLFIIICLW, from the coding sequence ATGGATGAGGTCGTTTTTCAAAGATTTGTCGATGGAGATGATGCGGCATTCACTTTTATTTATAATAAGTATGTCGATCTTCTTTTGCAATATGGCAGAAGTTTGGGATTTGAAAAAGAAGTATTGAAAGATGCCATTCAAGATGTCTTTGTTAAACTATATCTTAATCGGAGGAGCCTTAGCGAAGTGAGGAACTTGAAATATTATTTATTCAGGTCTTTGAAGAATAATTTATTAGATATGTTGAAAGTATCGGTAGATACTTGTAGTATAGATGATTATCAATATAAATTCACTATAAAATGGAATATATTGAATGAGTTGATAGCCGAGGAGGATAAGAAAGAAATAGAAGGAAAATTGAATAAATTACTCAGTTCTCTTACCGGTAGACAACGGGAGATTATATATCTGCGATTCATTCATGAGTTGGAGTATGAAGAGATCGCCTCTCTTATGCACATGACCATACAGTCTTCAAGAAAAGCCGTGTCGAGAGCAATTGGTAAAATGCGAAAGTTGAAAGTGGCTTTTCTTTTTATAATAATCTGTTTATGGTAA
- a CDS encoding choice-of-anchor Q domain-containing protein: MKTNLLSFLVFTVFSFQSAYAVKYFVTPDGSEDSDGLSWETSTSLNAILTSTKLSEGDEIFVKKGTYVAPEGASFTCNRADVKVYGNCEGTESEKPVSYQLDNIETFLKGSGRRVLYFKTASYFVGFDISGGDAYNSTAGAAGRAGGVYIDHPDGMIEYCIVHDNYGSKTDGSIKGVGGGVYARGIVKNCIVENNIAIAADGKKPGVGGGVCLDGGYLLNSIIRNNHCVADESNNTSTGGNNGGGVSIKTGYVVNCLVEGNKIGGTANNANYGGGIDCSMVTEPAGEEIVAHVINCTVVGNDATSGRGGGIGFGNKGSSEVVNCIVVDNVARSESTPAGSNVFLGPESTAEVTYTIWPESEGGVGNLNAEPQFVDGTYMLQSSSPAINAGNNEAIGDYDKDLAGKERVVNGTVDMGAYEYDGLPSSVESSFIESDEPVIEIQYFTLSGLRLEKPQSTGIYLIKKIYASRRYEVSKMVFVYK; the protein is encoded by the coding sequence ATGAAAACAAATCTACTTAGCTTTTTAGTTTTTACAGTATTTTCATTTCAAAGCGCATATGCTGTAAAATATTTTGTTACCCCAGACGGTAGTGAAGACAGTGACGGATTGAGTTGGGAAACCTCTACTTCGTTGAATGCAATATTGACGTCGACCAAATTGTCGGAGGGAGACGAAATCTTTGTAAAGAAAGGAACATACGTAGCTCCAGAGGGGGCCAGTTTTACTTGTAATAGAGCCGATGTGAAGGTGTATGGAAATTGTGAGGGTACAGAGAGTGAAAAACCTGTTTCTTATCAGTTGGACAATATTGAGACTTTTTTGAAAGGCAGTGGTCGCCGGGTATTGTATTTTAAGACGGCGTCTTACTTTGTAGGGTTCGATATATCGGGTGGGGATGCTTATAATTCTACTGCGGGAGCCGCAGGTCGTGCCGGTGGTGTTTATATCGACCACCCCGATGGAATGATAGAATATTGTATCGTCCACGATAATTATGGATCAAAAACCGATGGCTCCATTAAAGGTGTGGGCGGAGGCGTGTATGCTCGCGGAATCGTAAAGAATTGTATCGTTGAGAATAATATAGCCATAGCAGCCGATGGAAAGAAACCGGGTGTCGGAGGCGGAGTCTGTTTAGATGGTGGGTATTTATTGAATTCCATTATACGAAATAATCATTGTGTCGCAGACGAATCGAACAATACATCGACAGGAGGTAATAATGGAGGTGGTGTTTCGATTAAAACGGGCTATGTCGTGAACTGTTTGGTCGAGGGCAATAAAATTGGCGGGACGGCCAATAATGCCAATTATGGAGGCGGAATAGATTGTAGCATGGTAACCGAACCGGCTGGGGAAGAGATTGTGGCTCATGTAATAAATTGTACGGTCGTAGGAAACGATGCGACGAGTGGCCGCGGCGGTGGTATAGGGTTTGGAAATAAAGGCAGTTCGGAGGTTGTGAATTGTATCGTTGTCGATAATGTCGCTCGGTCTGAATCGACACCAGCCGGATCTAACGTTTTTCTGGGACCCGAATCGACGGCGGAAGTTACATATACGATATGGCCTGAATCCGAGGGCGGTGTAGGCAATCTCAATGCCGAACCTCAGTTTGTCGATGGAACTTATATGCTTCAATCTTCGAGTCCGGCGATAAATGCGGGAAATAACGAGGCTATTGGCGATTATGATAAAGATTTAGCCGGAAAAGAGCGGGTTGTTAATGGAACAGTGGATATGGGCGCTTATGAATATGACGGGCTTCCGAGTTCCGTAGAATCGAGTTTTATCGAGTCTGATGAGCCTGTAATAGAAATTCAATATTTTACCTTGTCGGGCCTTCGGTTAGAAAAACCTCAATCCACAGGAATTTATTTGATAAAGAAGATATATGCCTCCCGGAGATATGAAGTCTCGAAGATGGTATTTGTATATAAATAG
- a CDS encoding choice-of-anchor Q domain-containing protein: protein MVGWKINCIIENNIATTAPWEDTSKTWSTGIGGGICLDATEGNGCNPDNAIVLNCIIRNNSTTPTDDGDSFQSQGGGIAIKSGKLINSLVVGNSVNGSLNNQSVGGGVCCTEKDAYVINCTVAKNHVQGLGGGIGFQTTNADGMTATVANCIAWNNTCREDDYGTGNANIRFGNPQTDGKLPERVTIGAICVPEKTVSASAITSDPKFVDVAGGNYRLAEGSPCIDAGDDPAIEGYDTDLAGNARIFGASVDLGAYEVTDGSAIDDVEIQEGEVVRTQYYTLQGVEVTYPSVSGLYIVKKTFDTKQIITEKVFITIK from the coding sequence ATGGTAGGTTGGAAAATTAATTGTATTATTGAAAACAACATTGCGACTACTGCTCCGTGGGAAGATACGTCGAAAACTTGGTCTACGGGTATCGGAGGCGGTATTTGCTTGGATGCAACCGAGGGAAATGGGTGTAATCCCGATAATGCCATTGTATTGAATTGTATCATTCGTAATAACAGTACGACTCCAACCGACGATGGGGATTCTTTCCAAAGTCAAGGAGGCGGTATCGCCATCAAGTCGGGTAAATTAATTAATAGCCTTGTTGTCGGGAATTCGGTGAATGGGTCGCTGAATAATCAATCGGTAGGTGGAGGCGTCTGTTGTACTGAAAAAGATGCTTATGTGATTAACTGTACCGTTGCGAAGAACCATGTTCAAGGATTGGGTGGCGGTATCGGATTTCAGACGACAAATGCCGACGGTATGACTGCTACTGTTGCCAACTGTATCGCATGGAACAATACATGTCGTGAAGACGATTATGGTACAGGTAATGCCAATATTCGTTTCGGTAACCCTCAAACAGATGGTAAATTACCGGAAAGAGTGACTATCGGAGCCATTTGTGTACCTGAAAAAACGGTCAGTGCCAGCGCAATTACTTCCGATCCAAAATTTGTCGATGTAGCAGGAGGAAATTATCGTTTGGCAGAAGGTAGCCCTTGTATCGATGCCGGTGATGATCCTGCTATCGAAGGATATGATACCGATTTGGCTGGTAATGCCCGTATATTCGGTGCGTCGGTCGATTTAGGTGCTTATGAGGTAACGGACGGTAGTGCCATAGATGATGTTGAAATTCAAGAGGGAGAAGTGGTACGTACTCAGTATTACACGTTGCAGGGTGTAGAGGTTACTTATCCCAGTGTTTCAGGACTTTATATCGTTAAGAAGACCTTCGATACGAAGCAAATAATTACCGAGAAGGTGTTCATCACGATTAAATAA
- a CDS encoding choice-of-anchor Q domain-containing protein has translation MKRLFLLAGVLMLIGGLSTMNAEVIYVTENGVGDGMSWNSAAPLADALSWAAKGDEIYVAKGTYTGSFALKVAATVYGNCEGTETEPPTYTSAEGLETFLKGDGKRVVLLDGGAAIYGFDISGGDASEETTGVARGGGLYINSGGGVAKYCRIHDNKAIDGTKRLLEGNRIPQRGVGGGAYVWNGRLENCIVENNIATTDPWLKEDNSVWSMGVGGGVCLESSGDPGDAVVVNCIIRNNYTTPDDDESSYYHQGGGIAIKSGYLINSLIVGNRVNGSNNNQNVGGGVCTTEKEAYIINCTAYDNHVKGLGGGFGFQSQNADGMRAVVSNCIAWGNTCRDDDYGTGNANIRYGNAQTDGELPNRVTINVVCVPENTVSASAITSDPMFVDAANGNFRLAEGSPCIDAGDDPAIEGYDTDLDGNARIFGAAVDLGPYEVNDGSAIETAETNGGEIVRVQYYTMQGIEVTSPSVSGLYIVKKTYDTKKVVVEKNFISVK, from the coding sequence ATGAAAAGGCTTTTTTTACTTGCGGGTGTATTGATGTTGATCGGAGGTTTGTCAACAATGAATGCCGAAGTTATTTATGTGACCGAAAACGGCGTGGGTGACGGTATGTCGTGGAATAGTGCCGCTCCTTTGGCGGATGCTCTTTCATGGGCTGCGAAAGGAGATGAGATTTATGTGGCAAAAGGTACTTATACCGGTAGTTTTGCGTTGAAAGTGGCAGCAACCGTATATGGTAACTGTGAGGGGACTGAAACCGAACCGCCTACATATACTTCGGCCGAAGGTCTTGAAACTTTTTTGAAAGGCGATGGTAAACGTGTCGTCCTTTTGGACGGAGGGGCAGCGATTTATGGCTTTGATATATCTGGCGGGGACGCTTCGGAAGAGACTACCGGTGTAGCTCGTGGCGGCGGACTTTATATCAATAGCGGGGGCGGTGTGGCCAAGTATTGTCGCATACACGATAATAAAGCTATCGACGGGACTAAACGTTTGTTGGAGGGAAATCGTATTCCACAGAGAGGTGTTGGCGGTGGTGCTTATGTGTGGAACGGTCGGTTGGAAAACTGTATCGTTGAGAATAACATCGCGACGACAGATCCGTGGCTGAAAGAAGATAATTCCGTATGGTCAATGGGTGTTGGCGGTGGTGTTTGCTTGGAATCTTCTGGCGATCCGGGAGATGCCGTAGTCGTTAATTGTATAATACGGAATAATTATACAACTCCAGATGATGACGAAAGTTCTTATTATCATCAAGGGGGTGGTATTGCCATTAAGTCGGGGTATTTGATTAATAGTCTTATCGTAGGGAATAGGGTGAATGGATCGAATAATAACCAAAATGTCGGCGGTGGTGTGTGTACTACCGAAAAGGAGGCTTATATAATTAATTGTACAGCCTATGACAATCATGTAAAAGGATTGGGTGGCGGTTTCGGATTCCAGTCTCAAAATGCAGATGGAATGAGGGCTGTCGTATCAAACTGTATCGCATGGGGTAACACTTGTCGAGATGACGATTATGGTACAGGTAATGCCAATATTCGTTACGGAAACGCTCAAACCGACGGAGAACTTCCCAACCGAGTAACCATCAATGTGGTATGTGTTCCAGAGAATACAGTAAGTGCCAGTGCAATTACCTCCGATCCTATGTTTGTTGATGCAGCGAACGGTAATTTCCGTTTAGCTGAGGGTAGCCCCTGTATCGATGCCGGCGATGATCCCGCTATCGAAGGGTATGATACCGATTTGGACGGTAATGCCCGTATTTTTGGAGCAGCTGTTGATTTAGGACCGTATGAAGTTAATGACGGCAGTGCCATAGAAACCGCCGAAACCAATGGCGGTGAAATCGTTCGTGTTCAGTATTACACGATGCAGGGAATCGAAGTGACTTCCCCGTCTGTATCGGGACTCTATATTGTCAAGAAGACGTATGATACCAAGAAAGTAGTTGTTGAAAAAAACTTTATTTCGGTCAAATGA